The Sphingomonas sanguinis nucleotide sequence TCCTCCAGCATCCAGCGCGCGATGCGGCCGCGCGACTGGGGATTGGTGTACAGCGTCAGGTCGGCGGTCATCAGGCTCTCCATGGCGGTGCGAGGGGCGAAATCAGGCACGATCGAGATGGCGGTGCAGGAAGGCGATCGTCCGCGCCCAGGCCTGGGTCGCCGCCGCCGCATTATAGCGCTCGGCCGAGCTGTCGTTGTTGAAGGCATGGTCGACGCCCGGATAGGTGAAGGCCTCGACCGGCCGCCCCGCCGTCTTGAGCGCCGCAACCCAAGGCTCGCCGGTGGCATTCACCCGCGCATCCTTGCCCGCATAATGCAGCATCAGCGGCGACTGGACCTTCGCCGCCTCGCCGGCACTCGGTGCGGGGCCGTAATAAGCTACGCCCGCCGACAGCGCCGGGCCCGCCGCCACCGCCAACCGGTTGACGAACGCCCCGCCCCAGCAAAAGCCGACCGCGCCGACCTGGCCTGTCCCCGTCTTGTCGGCCACGGCATGGGCCATCATCGCCCGCGCCTGGGCCAGCGCCAGATCATAGTCGAGCGTGCCGATCAGCGTCCGCGCGCGGTCCTCATCGGCAGGCGTGCCGCCTTGCGGGGCAAGCAGATCGGGCGCGATGGCGTGGAACCCGGCGAGGGCCACACGCCGCGTGACATCCTCGATATGCGGGGTCAGCCCGCGATTTTCGTGGATGACGAGCACCGTGCCGAGCCGCTTCTTCACGCCCTTGGGACTGGCGAGATAGGCGGCCGAGCGCGCACCCGCCTCCATGCCCTCGCGACGGTCGATGCGCAGCCGGGCATCATGCGCATCGGTCAGCGCGGCGGCGGCGGGGCTGGCGGATATACCCAGGATCAGCGCCTCGGCCGCGGCGACCGATCCCGCGAGCGCGGTCATCTGGCGCAGCAATGTGCGGCGGTCGTGATGCTCATGGGTAAAGGCGTCATAGATCTGGACGGCGCGGTCACGCAGCGAATCGGTCATCCGGCATCCTCCACTGATGGTCGCGGGTTCGGCATGGATGCCGGTGTTTTTGCGACCCGGATGAGGAGCTTAATGGTGTGACGGGCTCGCGGCTAGGCTTTCGGGGCGTGGGACGACGCCCAAAACAAAAAGGCCGCCCCCTCACCGGGAGCGGCCCTTTCGTCAGCCTATCGAAGCGATCACGCCCCCAGCGGACTTGGCGACCCGAACGGTCCTGCCCCACGCCGGGTCTTCGGGATCGAGGTCCCGGCCTTGGCGATGGGGGCCGCCTTCAGCTTGGGATCGTCACGACCGATATCGTCGCCCGCGATCAGCTTCTTGATCTCGTCACCCGACAGCGTCTCATATTCCAGCAGCGCACCGGCCAGCAGATGGAGCTGGTCGACATGCTCGGTCAGGACGTGCTTGGCACGATGCAGACCGCCCTCGACGATTGATTTGATCTCGTCGTCGATCAGCTGCGCGGTCTGGTTGGACATGCGCACCGGCTGGCTGGACGAATAGCCCAGGAAGCTCTCGCCTTCCGGCTGGGCGTATTCGACCGGGCCGACCTTGTCCGACATGCCCCATTTGGTGACCATGTCGCGGGCCAGACCCGTGGCGTACTGGATGTCGCCGCTGGCACCGCTCGACACCTTGTCATAGCCGAAGATGATCTCCTCGGCGATGCGCCCACCCATGGCGACCGCCAGGTTCGCGTACATCTTGTCGCGGTGATAGCTGTACGAGTCGCGTTCCGGCAGGCGCATCACCATGCCCAGCGCACGGCCGCGCGGGATGATCGTCGCCTTGTGGATCGGGTCAGACGCGGGTTCGTGCAGCGCGACGACGGCATGGCCCGCCTCGTGATAGGCGGTCATCCGCTTCTCGTCGTCGGTCATGACCATGGAGCGGCGTTCCGCGCCCATCATGACCTTGTCCTTGGCTTCCTCGAACTCGGCATTGGCGACCAGGCGCTTGCCCTTGCGCGCCGCCATCAGCGCCGCTTCGTTGACGAGGTTGGCGAGGTCCGCGCCCGAGAAGCCCGGCGTGCCGCGCGCAATGACGCGGGCGTCGACGTCGGGGGCCAGCGGCACCTTCTTCATATGGACTTCGAGGATCTTCACGCGGCCATCGATGTCCGGGCGCGGCACCACGACCTGACGGTCGAAGCGGCCGGGACGCAGCAGCGCGGGGTCGAGCACGTCGGGGCGGTTGGTCGCGGCGATGATGATGATGCCTTCATTGGCCTCGAAACCATCCATCTCGACCAGCAGCTGGTTCAGCGTCTGCTCACGCTCGTCATTGCCATTGCCCAGGCCGGCACCGCGATGGCGGCCGACCGCGTCGATTTCGTCGATGAAGACGATGCAGGGGGCCGACTTCTTCGCCTGTTCGAACATGTCGCGCACGCGGCTAGCACCGACGCCGACGAACATCTCGACAAAGTCCGAACCCGAGATGGTAAAGAAGGGCACGCCCGCCTCACCCGCAATCGCGCGGGCGAGCAGCGTCTTGCCGGTACCCGGCGAGCCGACCAGCAGCGCGCCCTTCGGGATCTTGCCGCCGAGGCGTGCGAACTTCGACGGGTCCTTCAGGAACTCGACGATTTCCTGCAGCTCTTCGCGCGCTTCGTCGATGCCGGCCACATCGTCGAAGGTCACCTTGCCTTCCTTCTGGGTCAGCATCCGCGCCCGGCTCTTGCCGAAGCCCATCGCACCGCTGGCGCCGCCGCCCTTCTGCATCTGGCGCAGCACGAAGAAGGCGATGCCGATGAACAGCAGGAAGGGCAGCGAATTGTAGAGCATCAGCATCCAGATGGACGGCCCTTCCTCGGTCTTCGCCGTGAAGGTCACGCCCTTCTCGCGCAGACGCGGGATCAGCTGCGAGTCGGGAACCGGGGTGGTGCGGAACTTCTCACCCGAAGACAGCGTGCCGGTGATCGACTCGCGCGAGATGGTCGCGGTCTTCACCGTGCCCTCGTCGACCTTGTCCAGGAAGGTCGAATATTCGATCTGGTTGCCGCTCTGCGCCGAGGAACCCGCGCCCGACAGGCTGACGAACAGGGCGAGCGCCATCAGGATGCCCACCCAGATCAACAGGCTCTTCATCCAGGGGTTGCCGCCCCCATTGGGATCGGGGCTCTGCTGCTTGTCGTTGTCGTTCATCGGTGCCGGATACCTTTCAGCCTCCAAGATAGGCATGACGAGGTTAATGGCAATGGAACAAGACCGATCATTGTGATCGGGCCTGATCGATCCTCTCCGGAACGGGGAGGTGGCAGGTCGAAGGCCTGACGGGGCGCTTCGCATAGGACATTCCTCACGGCACGCCCCCTCCACCATGCTTTGCGTGGTCCCCCTCTCCGTACCGGGGAGGATCAGCCCGTCTTCCTCGGCGGGGCCGGACGGAAGCGCCAGACGCCGGAGCGGACGCTCGCGATCACCCCGGCCTGGGTCGCGCGGCTGCCCTGCGCCAGCGATTCGAGCAGCTTTTCGATATTGCTCCCCTCGCTCCAGGCGGGAGCCTCGATCCCGGCAGCGGCGCGGACCGTGCCGATCGCGCGGCGGGCGAGGCGCCGTCCCAGCTCGCGCGGCAAATCGGCGGCCTGGATACGGACATTGTCACCGTCGATCTGCGCCCGCTCGGCCCACAGCCAGTCGACCGTCGCGCGCAGATCGGTATCCGCCTCGGCCAGCTGCGCCGCCGCCCGCGCAAGCTGCGCGACGCCCAGCCACTCATGCCCGTCGAGCAACTGCCGGAAGCGGGTGCGGTCGTGGCGCGGATCGTGATTGGCGGGATCGTCGACGAACGGCGCTTCGGCGCGGCGGACGATCTGACGCAGCTCGGCCCGGCGCCAGTCGAGCAATGGCCGCAGTACGACCGCATCGGCGATCACCGTCCGCGCCCGTACCCCCGACAGGCCCGACAGCCCCGCCCCACGCGCCGCGCGCATCAGGAAGGTCTCCGCCTGATCGTCGGCATGATGCGCGGTCAGGATCGCGGCCGCGCCGATCGCGCGGGCCTGCGCGGCGAGCAGGGCATAGCGCGCCTCGCGCGCCTGGGACTGGATGCTGGCCCCCGCGATCGCTGTCTCGGGGCGCAAGCTATGATGCGGCATGCCCAGCTTCGCGCAGTGATCGGCGACCATGCGCGCTTCGTCCGCCGCCTCGGGCCGCAGGCCATGGTCGACCGTCGCCACCGCTATCCGCCCCGGAAAGGCCGCCACCGCCAGGGTCAGCATCGCCATGCTGTCCGGCCCGCCGGACACCGCCAGCAACAAGGGTGCCGCATTGGCATGGGGATCGTGAAGAAGCGTCAGATCGGCGGCGAAGCGCGCAATCTGATCGACGGCCGTGGCATCGGTGGCCATGATGCTCTCAAAACTGGTCAGGGATGCGCGCCCTCTGGCCCTTCCGCCTTACCAGTGCAAGCGGTTTTGCGCTGCCCGATGGCGTGCGGACCGCCCTCACCCTTCCCACCCGCTATCGCGGGTGGGCCCCTTCCCTCTCCCATCGGGAGAGGGAGGGAGGTGCACAGCACTGGAAGCGTGAGGGTGGAGCGGAGCGAGAAATCCCCCCCTCAGTTCCTTACTGGCACTTCGCCGCGCTGCGGCCGCTCGCGATCTGCGCCTTCATCGCACCGGACAGCTTGGCGCCGTATACATCGCTCAGCTCGTCATAGACCTTGCAGGCATCGGCAGGCTTGTTGAGCTTGGTCAGCGCCTGGCCGAGATAGAGAAGGCTGTCAGGCGCACGCTCGCCATCCGGGAATTTCTTGTAATTCTCGTAGAAAGCCATCGACGCGAGGCTGGGCTTGCCGGAATCGAGATAGGTGCGACCCAGCAGGTTCTGAGCGAAGCTGGCGCGGCGGCTCTTGGGATAGTCGGCGACCATCTTCTTCAGCGCGGCCTCCGCCTCCGGGTATCGCTTGGCCTGCCACAGGCGATAGCCGTAAAGATAGGCATCCTCGGCCGCATCACCGGTCGAGGGCTTGTCGACCGCCGCCGCCGGGGTCGCCGTCGCGGTGTCGCCGGTCACGACCGAGGGGGCCGCCGGGGTCTTGGTCGGGCGGGTCGATCCGCTCGTGGTGGCGGGCGCAGCGGACGTGTCGAGCGGCGCGCTCTGCCCCGCAGGAGCGATCGGCGCGGGGCCGGACTCCAGCGCCTTCAACCGCGCTTCGGTGGCGCGCTTATAGGCGTCGAACTGATCCTGGAGCTGGCGGGTGCGATAGCCGTTCTGCTCGATCTGGCCGGTCAGTCCGGCCATCTGCTCCTCCAGCGAGGTCACGCGCGAGGTCAGGTCGGACAAGGCGCTGGAGGCAGGAACGCCCGGCGCCTGCGCCTGGGTCTGCGGCGCGGTGATCTCGGGCTGGACATAGCCGCCCGCGCCGTTCGGGAAGACCTTGCGCTGGACGGCGCGCATTTCGCTTTCCAGCTTGCCGACCCGGCCCTCGACATTGGACTGGGCGATGGCGGCGGTCGGCAGGATCATCACGGCCGCGACCCCGGCCAGCAACAGGTTACGCATCGGTTTCACCCCCCGGTGGGCTGATTATGAAAGGGACAGGGCCACCCTGCCCTGCCCCGGCTGTCTCCAGCCTGAAGATTTCCGCTTCTTACAGGTCCGCCGGTGCGGTGGTGGCGGGCGAAGGCGAAGGCGCTGGCGCCGTCAGGGCGTTGCCGCCGGTCTCGCCACCCGCAGCACGCGTCGAACGGCGCTCCGTCCGCTCACGCAGCGGGGTACGCACGGTCGGCGTCGGCGCAGAAGCCGCGACCGGAGCACCCGACAGCCGCGCGCCGATCGCCTGCGGATCGAGCCGGACGTCCTTGATCGCGCGCGAACCATCGCCCAGCGGCGGAATGGGCTTGCCGTCCAGCGTCACGCTCAGCTTGTCGGGGCGGCCGACATTCAGCAGCGGCCCCTTTGCGGTGGCGGGCACCTCATAGCTTTCGCCCGGCTTCAACGTGCCCATCTTCAGCGTGACATTGTCCGCATCGTAGACGCGCAGCCACACGTCGCCATTGGCAGTCAGCACGACCTTGCCCGCCGTCACCGGCGTCGGGCTGGGCGCAGGCGTCGGTGCGGGCGCGGACGCATTGGTCAGCGGGGTCGCGGCGGGCACCTCCTGCGCGGTGCGGTCGCGGCGGAACAGGTCGGTGCCATACCACAGCCCCGCGATGACGAGCAGTGCCAGCGCCAGGCCCACCCCGACGATCGCCAGCCCACGCGAGGGCACGCGGGCGGGATCGGCAATGTCCTGCGGCACATATTCGGTGACGCGGCGGCCGAACCGGTCGACATCGGCGCGCACGGCCTGCGCGATCGCGACCTCATCGGCGCCGACCGCGCGGGCATAGGCCTTGGCGAAGCCGACCGCATAGGTGGCCGACGGCAGGCTCTGATAATCGGATGCCTCGATCGCCGCGAGATGACGACTGGGGATGCGCGTCCGCGCACCGATATCGCCCAGCGATAGCCCCTGCGCCTCACGCGCCGTGCGCAGGACGTCACCGGCGCGGGCAGGTGCCGCTGGTGCGGCATCGTGGCCGGGATTGACCTCGTCCATTCTCAACTCCGAAGCGACCATGGCCCACCCCATGATCGCGGTCGTTCTTTCAGACGGGTGGGATCAAGTCAACGCGAACCCCTGACCTGGATCAGGCCAATTCCACACCGTTCGTCGCAGCCCAGGCACCAAGCGCCCCACGCATGTCACGCACGGGATGCGCGAGCAGCCGGGCCATCTCCGCCGTGATCGCGTCCCGGTCGAGCGAGCGGATCATCGCCTTCACCGGGCCGACCGCCGCCGGGGTAATCGACAGCCGGTCGATGCCCAGCCCGATCAGCGCCATCGCCTCCAGCGGACGCCCGCCCATCTCGCCGCAGACGCCGACCGGCACGCCCGCGTCGCGCGCCGGACCCACCACCCGGCGCAGGAAGCGCAGGATCGACGGGCTGAGCCAGTCATAGCGCTCGGCGAGCTTGGGATTGGCGCGATCGGCGGCGAACAGGAACTGGGTCAGATCGTTGGTGCCGATGGACAGGAAGTCGACATTGGGCAGGATCAGGTCCAGCTGCTCGGCAAGCGCCGGGACTTCCAGCATCGCGCCGTAACGCACGTCGAGCGGCAGACGACGCCCGCGCGAGCCAAGCCAGGCCCGCTGCGCCTCGAACAAAGCCTTGGCCTCGTCGAACTCCCATGCCTCGGACACCATGGGGAACATGATGTTCAGCGTGCGGCCCGACCCCGCCTCGATCAGCGCGCGGGCCTGCGCCTTCATCAACCCGTCGCGCTCCAGCGCCAGGCGCAGCGCGCGCCAGCCCATCGCGGGATTCTCTTCGTCCGCGCCATCGGTGTTGAGATAGGGCAAAGCCTTGTCCCCGCCGATGTCGATGGTGCGGAACACGACCGGCCGGTCGCCCGCCGCCTCCATCACGTCGCGGTACAGCCGCTGCTGCCGCTCGCGCTGCGGCAAAGTCGCCGACACTAGAAACTGGAATTCGGTGCGGAACAGGCCGATCCCGTCCGCCCCCGTGGTGTCGAGCGCCGCGGCATCGTCGCGAAGCCCGGCATTGACCATCAGCGTGACGCGGTGGCCGTCCTTGGTCACCGGCGGCACGTCGCGCAGCGCCGCAAAGGCCGCGCGGCGCTTCTGCCGCAGTTCCAGCTTGGCGTCGAACGCCTCCTCCATCGCCGACGAGGGTCGGACGAGCACGCTGCCCTCCGATACGTCGAGCAGCAACTGGTCGCCGTCTGCGATCTGGCGGCGCACGTCGCTGACCCGGCCCAGCACCGGCACGCCCATCGCCCGCGCGACGATGATGACATGCGCCGTCAGCGACCCTTCCTCCAGGATCACGCCCTTCAGCCGCCGCCGGTCATATTCCAGCAGCTCGGCCGGACCCAGGTTGCGCGCGATCAGGATCGTGTCCTGGCGCAGGCCCAGCTGCGCTGCCGTGCCCATCTGGCCCGACACGATGCGCAGCAGCCGATTGGACAGGTCCTCCAGATCGTGCATCCGGTCGGCGAGCAAGGGATCGTCGATCTGGCGCATCCGCTGGCGCGTGCGCTGCTGCACCCGCTCGATCGCCGCTTCGGCGGTCAGGCCACTGTCGATCGCCTCATTGATGCGGCGCGCCCAGCCCTCGTCATAGGCGAACATCTTGTAGGTCTCGATGACCTCGACATGCTCGCCCGCGACGCCGAACTCCGCCTCGCGCGCCATGCGGTCGATCTGCTCGCGCATCTTGTCGAACGCGGCATAGACGCGGCGGCGCTCGGCATCGATGTCCTCGGCGACGGTATGTTCGACGACGATGCGCGGCTGGTGATAGACGGCAAAGCCGCTGCCCATGCCTTCGACCAGCTTCTGCCCCGACAGGCGGATCGTCGCGGTCATCTGCGGCCGCGTGCCCGCCGCACCCGCCGCATCGATCAGCCCGGCATTGGCGATCAGTTCGGACAGGACCATCGCGACGGTCTGCAGCGCCTCGATCTCGACATCGGCATATTTGCGCGGTTCGCTATGCTGGACCGCCAGCACGCCCACCGCCCGCTCGCGCCGGATGATCGGCACGCCCGCAAAGCTGTGGAAACGGTCCTCGCCGGTCTCCGGCTTGTAGGCGAAGTCTGGATGGCTGGCCGCTTCGTCCAGGTTCAGCACCTCGACATCCTCGGCGATGGTGCCGACCAGCCCCTCGCCCAGCGCCAGCTTGGTGACGTGCACCGCCTCCTCGGCCAGCCCGCGCGTCGCGAACAGCTCCAGCACCCCTTCGCGCAGCAGATAGATGGAGCAGACCTCGCTCCCGATCGCCTCACCGATGATCTGGACCACCTGATTCAGCTTGGCTTGGGCGGGGGTGCGCGACGCCATGACGTCGTGCAGACGAACGAGGATCTCGCGGGCGGATGCGGCGGCCGAAACGGGCATGGGCATAGGGCTATCAGACGGAATGCGGCGGTGTCATGCGCTAATATCGCACGCGCGTGCCTTTTCATCCTTTGTCATCATTTCGCCCCACCCCGATCGGTTCGGCCGCCCCGGCTCAGAGGTCGCCCGCCAACGCCGTGCGGTCGATCTCCGCTACCGACCGCACGCCGGTCAGCGTCATCGCCACCCGCATCTCGGCGGCGAACAGGCGGAGCAGATTGGCGACCCCCGCCTCCCCGTCCGCCGCCAGCGCATAGATGAATGCGCGGCCCAGCATCACCGCATCCGCGCCCAGCGCCAGCATCCGCACCACGTCCAGCCCGGAGCGCACGCCCGAATCCGCCAGCAGCTTCAACTCGCCCGCCACCGCGTCCGCAATCCGGGGCAACGCGCGGGCGGTCGAGGACACCCCGTCCAGCTGTCGCCCGCCATGGTTGGACACGACGATCCCGTCCGCGCCGAAGCGCACCGCGTCGCGCGCATCCTCCGGGTCGAGAATGCCCTTGATGACGATCGCGCCCTTCCAGACATCGCGAATCCACTCCAGGTCGCGCCATGCGATCGAGGGATCGAAGTTCGCGCCCAGCCAGCCGATATAGTCCTCCAGCGCGGTCGGCGCGCCGCGATAGGCCGAGATATTGCCCAGATCATGCGGCCGCCCGCGCAGCCCCACGTCCCACGCCCAGCGCGGATGGGTGACCGCCTGCACCATCCGCCGGAACGCCGCATTCGGCCCCGACATGCCCGAATGCGCGTCGCGATAGCGCGATCCCGGCACCGGCATGTCGACGGTGAAGACCAAAGTCGTCATCCCCGCCGCCTGCGCCCGCTCCAGCGCGTCGCGCATGAAGCCCCGGTCCTTCAGCACGTAGAGCTGGAACCAGATCGGCGCGGACGATGCCGCCTGCACCTCCCGGATCGCGCAGACCGAGACGGTCGACAGGGTGAAGGGTACGCGCGCCGCCGCCGCCGCGCGCGCCGCCTGCACCTCGCCCCGCCTGGCATACATGCCGGTCAGCCCGACCGGCGCCAGCACCACCGGCAGGGCGAGTCGGGCGC carries:
- a CDS encoding helix-turn-helix domain-containing protein, translating into MDEVNPGHDAAPAAPARAGDVLRTAREAQGLSLGDIGARTRIPSRHLAAIEASDYQSLPSATYAVGFAKAYARAVGADEVAIAQAVRADVDRFGRRVTEYVPQDIADPARVPSRGLAIVGVGLALALLVIAGLWYGTDLFRRDRTAQEVPAATPLTNASAPAPTPAPSPTPVTAGKVVLTANGDVWLRVYDADNVTLKMGTLKPGESYEVPATAKGPLLNVGRPDKLSVTLDGKPIPPLGDGSRAIKDVRLDPQAIGARLSGAPVAASAPTPTVRTPLRERTERRSTRAAGGETGGNALTAPAPSPSPATTAPADL
- a CDS encoding tetratricopeptide repeat protein is translated as MRNLLLAGVAAVMILPTAAIAQSNVEGRVGKLESEMRAVQRKVFPNGAGGYVQPEITAPQTQAQAPGVPASSALSDLTSRVTSLEEQMAGLTGQIEQNGYRTRQLQDQFDAYKRATEARLKALESGPAPIAPAGQSAPLDTSAAPATTSGSTRPTKTPAAPSVVTGDTATATPAAAVDKPSTGDAAEDAYLYGYRLWQAKRYPEAEAALKKMVADYPKSRRASFAQNLLGRTYLDSGKPSLASMAFYENYKKFPDGERAPDSLLYLGQALTKLNKPADACKVYDELSDVYGAKLSGAMKAQIASGRSAAKCQ
- the ftsH gene encoding ATP-dependent zinc metalloprotease FtsH, with protein sequence MNDNDKQQSPDPNGGGNPWMKSLLIWVGILMALALFVSLSGAGSSAQSGNQIEYSTFLDKVDEGTVKTATISRESITGTLSSGEKFRTTPVPDSQLIPRLREKGVTFTAKTEEGPSIWMLMLYNSLPFLLFIGIAFFVLRQMQKGGGASGAMGFGKSRARMLTQKEGKVTFDDVAGIDEAREELQEIVEFLKDPSKFARLGGKIPKGALLVGSPGTGKTLLARAIAGEAGVPFFTISGSDFVEMFVGVGASRVRDMFEQAKKSAPCIVFIDEIDAVGRHRGAGLGNGNDEREQTLNQLLVEMDGFEANEGIIIIAATNRPDVLDPALLRPGRFDRQVVVPRPDIDGRVKILEVHMKKVPLAPDVDARVIARGTPGFSGADLANLVNEAALMAARKGKRLVANAEFEEAKDKVMMGAERRSMVMTDDEKRMTAYHEAGHAVVALHEPASDPIHKATIIPRGRALGMVMRLPERDSYSYHRDKMYANLAVAMGGRIAEEIIFGYDKVSSGASGDIQYATGLARDMVTKWGMSDKVGPVEYAQPEGESFLGYSSSQPVRMSNQTAQLIDDEIKSIVEGGLHRAKHVLTEHVDQLHLLAGALLEYETLSGDEIKKLIAGDDIGRDDPKLKAAPIAKAGTSIPKTRRGAGPFGSPSPLGA
- the ptsP gene encoding phosphoenolpyruvate--protein phosphotransferase translates to MPVSAAASAREILVRLHDVMASRTPAQAKLNQVVQIIGEAIGSEVCSIYLLREGVLELFATRGLAEEAVHVTKLALGEGLVGTIAEDVEVLNLDEAASHPDFAYKPETGEDRFHSFAGVPIIRRERAVGVLAVQHSEPRKYADVEIEALQTVAMVLSELIANAGLIDAAGAAGTRPQMTATIRLSGQKLVEGMGSGFAVYHQPRIVVEHTVAEDIDAERRRVYAAFDKMREQIDRMAREAEFGVAGEHVEVIETYKMFAYDEGWARRINEAIDSGLTAEAAIERVQQRTRQRMRQIDDPLLADRMHDLEDLSNRLLRIVSGQMGTAAQLGLRQDTILIARNLGPAELLEYDRRRLKGVILEEGSLTAHVIIVARAMGVPVLGRVSDVRRQIADGDQLLLDVSEGSVLVRPSSAMEEAFDAKLELRQKRRAAFAALRDVPPVTKDGHRVTLMVNAGLRDDAAALDTTGADGIGLFRTEFQFLVSATLPQRERQQRLYRDVMEAAGDRPVVFRTIDIGGDKALPYLNTDGADEENPAMGWRALRLALERDGLMKAQARALIEAGSGRTLNIMFPMVSEAWEFDEAKALFEAQRAWLGSRGRRLPLDVRYGAMLEVPALAEQLDLILPNVDFLSIGTNDLTQFLFAADRANPKLAERYDWLSPSILRFLRRVVGPARDAGVPVGVCGEMGGRPLEAMALIGLGIDRLSITPAAVGPVKAMIRSLDRDAITAEMARLLAHPVRDMRGALGAWAATNGVELA
- the lldD gene encoding FMN-dependent L-lactate dehydrogenase LldD, whose amino-acid sequence is MIISAPSDYREAARRRLPPFLFHYIDGGANAEHTLRHNVEDLAGIELRQRVLRNVADLSLETELFGARLALPVVLAPVGLTGMYARRGEVQAARAAAAARVPFTLSTVSVCAIREVQAASSAPIWFQLYVLKDRGFMRDALERAQAAGMTTLVFTVDMPVPGSRYRDAHSGMSGPNAAFRRMVQAVTHPRWAWDVGLRGRPHDLGNISAYRGAPTALEDYIGWLGANFDPSIAWRDLEWIRDVWKGAIVIKGILDPEDARDAVRFGADGIVVSNHGGRQLDGVSSTARALPRIADAVAGELKLLADSGVRSGLDVVRMLALGADAVMLGRAFIYALAADGEAGVANLLRLFAAEMRVAMTLTGVRSVAEIDRTALAGDL
- the tilS gene encoding tRNA lysidine(34) synthetase TilS, encoding MATDATAVDQIARFAADLTLLHDPHANAAPLLLAVSGGPDSMAMLTLAVAAFPGRIAVATVDHGLRPEAADEARMVADHCAKLGMPHHSLRPETAIAGASIQSQAREARYALLAAQARAIGAAAILTAHHADDQAETFLMRAARGAGLSGLSGVRARTVIADAVVLRPLLDWRRAELRQIVRRAEAPFVDDPANHDPRHDRTRFRQLLDGHEWLGVAQLARAAAQLAEADTDLRATVDWLWAERAQIDGDNVRIQAADLPRELGRRLARRAIGTVRAAAGIEAPAWSEGSNIEKLLESLAQGSRATQAGVIASVRSGVWRFRPAPPRKTG
- a CDS encoding dienelactone hydrolase family protein, translated to MTDSLRDRAVQIYDAFTHEHHDRRTLLRQMTALAGSVAAAEALILGISASPAAAALTDAHDARLRIDRREGMEAGARSAAYLASPKGVKKRLGTVLVIHENRGLTPHIEDVTRRVALAGFHAIAPDLLAPQGGTPADEDRARTLIGTLDYDLALAQARAMMAHAVADKTGTGQVGAVGFCWGGAFVNRLAVAAGPALSAGVAYYGPAPSAGEAAKVQSPLMLHYAGKDARVNATGEPWVAALKTAGRPVEAFTYPGVDHAFNNDSSAERYNAAAATQAWARTIAFLHRHLDRA